From one Catellatospora sp. IY07-71 genomic stretch:
- a CDS encoding M20 family metallopeptidase yields MELEPFLRTAADLIAVPSTADRPADLHRALDLVLGVVGPGFTVERFESAGKPSALLYRPVDGPRPAFPVILNGHLDVVPGAPEQFTARREGERLYGRGTQDMKVSALVMAYVFAELAPVLPYPLALQLVTDEEVGGRNGTLHQLEQGVTGQFVVIGEQSGLEIVTDSKGILQARLTATGRAAHSAYPWHGDNALLTIMAAVRALHQAYPLPQTEAWATTVNLARLDTPNSAFNQVPAAAEAWLDIRFPPGEPGFDGRTAEQIAARLGDICGPGVTVAVEHADAPHHADRTRPEVVALRHAAQAQGFPAGFLRKHGAADGRFYSQRGIDAVIFGIGGAGLHGPDEYADLTTVMPYHRALRQLLQGLPGRP; encoded by the coding sequence ATGGAGCTGGAGCCGTTCCTGCGCACGGCGGCCGACCTGATCGCCGTGCCGTCCACCGCCGACCGCCCCGCCGACCTGCACCGCGCGCTCGACCTGGTGCTCGGCGTGGTGGGACCGGGATTCACCGTCGAACGGTTCGAGTCCGCCGGCAAGCCGAGCGCGCTGCTGTACCGGCCCGTCGACGGACCCCGCCCGGCGTTCCCCGTGATCCTCAACGGGCACCTGGACGTGGTGCCCGGGGCACCGGAGCAGTTCACGGCCCGGCGCGAGGGCGAGCGCCTCTACGGCCGCGGCACCCAGGACATGAAGGTGTCGGCGCTGGTGATGGCGTACGTGTTCGCCGAGCTGGCCCCGGTTCTGCCGTACCCGCTCGCGCTGCAGCTGGTCACCGACGAGGAGGTCGGCGGGCGCAACGGCACCCTGCACCAGCTCGAACAGGGCGTCACCGGACAGTTCGTGGTCATCGGCGAGCAGAGCGGGCTGGAGATCGTCACCGACTCCAAGGGCATCCTGCAGGCCCGGCTCACCGCGACCGGGCGGGCCGCGCACAGCGCCTACCCGTGGCACGGCGACAACGCGCTGCTCACGATCATGGCGGCGGTGCGGGCGCTGCACCAGGCCTACCCGCTGCCGCAGACCGAAGCCTGGGCCACGACGGTGAACCTGGCCCGGCTGGACACCCCGAACAGCGCCTTCAACCAGGTCCCGGCGGCAGCCGAGGCGTGGCTGGACATCCGCTTCCCGCCCGGCGAGCCGGGCTTCGACGGGCGTACCGCCGAGCAGATCGCCGCCCGCCTCGGCGACATCTGCGGTCCCGGCGTCACGGTCGCGGTCGAGCACGCCGACGCGCCGCACCACGCCGACCGGACCCGGCCGGAGGTGGTGGCACTGCGGCATGCCGCGCAGGCCCAGGGCTTCCCGGCCGGTTTCCTGCGCAAGCACGGCGCCGCCGACGGCCGCTTCTACTCCCAGCGCGGCATCGACGCGGTCATCTTCGGCATCGGCGGCGCGGGCCTGCACGGCCCCGACGAGTACGCCGACCTGACCACGGTCATGCCGTACCACCGCGCCCTGCGCCAACTGCTGCAGGGTCTGCCCGGACGGCCGTGA
- a CDS encoding winged helix DNA-binding domain-containing protein: MDALRLASWRMHNLGLRAPGDGTPAGVVARLGAVQSQDYGPATWSVGARIAGAGEAAVHGAFAEGAVLRTHVLRPTWHFVAPEDIGWLLTVTGPRVHQLNAYYYRQLALDEPLRERCDAMLVELLTGRQLTRKELAAEFEAAGIGTEGFRMAYILMNAELNGLICSGAMRGRQHTYALLAERAPQARRLDADAALAELTLRYFTSHGPATIKDFRWWSSLTQAEIRRGLDLVRGSLDSLEADGLTYWFAGAPPTAADADPPVAHLLQGYDEYIVGYSESKHLLNVAGLGSGQRWDRPVYNGVLIIGSQFAGHWKRTVGRREVAVEVLVYAPLDGAQADAVQAAADHHGRFLGLPATVTTKVL, translated from the coding sequence ATGGATGCTCTGCGGCTCGCCTCCTGGCGGATGCACAACCTCGGGCTGCGCGCACCGGGCGACGGCACCCCGGCCGGGGTGGTCGCGCGCCTGGGCGCGGTGCAGTCGCAGGACTACGGACCCGCCACCTGGTCGGTCGGCGCGCGCATCGCCGGGGCGGGGGAGGCCGCGGTGCACGGCGCGTTCGCGGAGGGCGCCGTGCTGCGCACCCACGTGCTCCGGCCGACGTGGCATTTCGTCGCGCCGGAGGACATCGGCTGGCTGCTGACGGTGACCGGGCCGCGTGTCCACCAGCTCAATGCCTACTACTACCGGCAGCTCGCGCTCGACGAGCCGCTGCGGGAGCGCTGCGACGCGATGCTGGTGGAGCTGCTCACCGGCCGGCAGCTGACTCGTAAGGAGCTGGCCGCCGAGTTCGAGGCCGCGGGCATCGGCACCGAGGGCTTCCGGATGGCGTACATCCTGATGAACGCCGAGCTGAACGGCCTGATCTGCAGCGGCGCGATGCGCGGCAGGCAGCACACGTACGCGCTGCTGGCGGAGCGGGCGCCGCAGGCTCGGCGGCTGGACGCCGACGCCGCGCTGGCCGAGCTGACCCTGCGCTACTTCACCAGCCACGGCCCGGCCACGATCAAGGACTTCCGCTGGTGGTCGAGCCTCACCCAGGCGGAGATCCGGCGCGGTCTGGACCTGGTGCGCGGCAGCCTGGACAGCCTTGAGGCGGACGGCCTGACCTACTGGTTCGCGGGCGCGCCGCCCACGGCCGCCGACGCGGACCCGCCGGTCGCGCACCTGCTGCAGGGGTATGACGAGTACATCGTCGGCTACTCGGAGAGCAAGCACCTGCTGAACGTCGCCGGGCTGGGCAGCGGGCAGCGCTGGGACCGCCCCGTCTACAACGGCGTGCTGATCATCGGGAGCCAGTTCGCGGGCCACTGGAAGCGCACCGTCGGCCGCCGCGAGGTCGCCGTCGAGGTGCTGGTCTACGCGCCGCTCGACGGTGCCCAGGCCGACGCCGTGCAGGCCGCCGCCGACCACCACGGCCGCTTCCTCGGCCTGCCGGCCACGGTGACCACCAAGGTGCTGTAG
- a CDS encoding calcium:proton antiporter: MLKTARALSWWAAIPPLTAVVLALAWGRPLSAPAIVIVAVALVAAVVVAVHHAEIVAHRVGEPFGTLILAIAVTVIEVGLIIMLMTSAGSGPSPLARDTVFAAFMIVCNGVVGLCLLVGALRHREVEFHVEGVTAALATLSAVATLALVLPAFTISAPGPVYSGPQLAFAGVASLVLYASFVFVQTVRHRDYFLPVDTGEDHHADPPTRKAAWLSLMLLLVCLVAVVGLAKIEAPAIEKAVVAVGAPHAVVGVAIALLVLAPETAAAVRAASRNRVQTSFNLALGSALASIGLTIPSLAVASIWLPNTLILGLSPKDMVLLAITLIVTVLTVAPGRATLMQGMVHLTLFGVFLFLSFVP, translated from the coding sequence ATGCTGAAGACCGCGCGCGCCCTGTCGTGGTGGGCGGCGATCCCGCCGCTGACCGCGGTAGTGCTCGCGCTCGCCTGGGGACGGCCGCTGTCCGCCCCGGCCATCGTCATCGTGGCCGTCGCGCTGGTCGCCGCGGTGGTCGTCGCGGTGCACCATGCCGAGATCGTCGCGCACCGGGTCGGTGAGCCGTTCGGCACGCTCATCCTCGCCATCGCGGTCACCGTCATCGAAGTCGGCCTGATCATCATGCTGATGACCTCGGCGGGCTCTGGTCCGTCGCCCCTGGCGCGGGACACGGTGTTCGCCGCCTTCATGATCGTTTGCAACGGCGTGGTCGGACTGTGCCTGCTGGTCGGCGCGCTGCGCCATCGCGAGGTGGAGTTCCACGTCGAAGGCGTGACCGCCGCGCTGGCCACGCTGAGCGCGGTCGCCACGTTGGCCCTGGTGCTGCCCGCGTTCACCATCAGCGCGCCCGGCCCGGTCTACTCGGGCCCGCAGCTCGCCTTCGCCGGTGTGGCCTCGCTGGTGCTGTACGCCTCGTTCGTGTTCGTGCAGACGGTCCGGCACCGCGACTACTTCCTGCCGGTGGACACCGGCGAGGACCACCACGCCGACCCACCCACCCGCAAGGCCGCCTGGCTCAGCCTCATGCTGCTGCTGGTCTGCCTGGTGGCGGTGGTCGGCTTGGCCAAAATCGAGGCCCCGGCGATCGAGAAGGCCGTGGTGGCCGTGGGGGCGCCGCACGCCGTGGTCGGTGTCGCGATCGCGCTGCTGGTGCTGGCGCCCGAGACGGCCGCGGCGGTGCGCGCCGCCTCCCGCAACCGGGTGCAGACCAGCTTCAACCTGGCCCTGGGTTCGGCGCTGGCCAGCATCGGCCTGACCATCCCGTCGCTCGCGGTCGCCTCGATCTGGCTGCCGAACACGCTGATCCTCGGGCTCAGCCCGAAGGACATGGTGCTGCTGGCGATCACCCTGATCGTCACCGTGCTGACCGTCGCGCCCGGCCGGGCCACCCTGATGCAGGGCATGGTGCACCTGACCCTGTTCGGCGTCTTCCTCTTCCTGTCCTTCGTGCCCTGA
- a CDS encoding TetR/AcrR family transcriptional regulator, protein MPRIQAATVAEHRSLQRRALLDAAREILASGQTEAPSLSAVAQRAGLARPSVYQYFRSREDLLEAVIADMFPRWSGFVAQRMDRAATAAEQVLAYVDANLELVAQGEHAVMRGLAMAAPGAALAESSRVLHEQLRVPLVDALARSGSTQPEHMAELIQAVVRAGSQMIENGVPPDGVRELVKQLLAPYLHAAGGNRPEK, encoded by the coding sequence GTGCCGAGGATTCAGGCGGCCACGGTCGCCGAGCACCGTTCGTTACAGCGCCGTGCCCTGCTCGACGCTGCCCGTGAGATCCTTGCCTCGGGACAAACCGAGGCGCCGAGCCTGTCCGCTGTCGCGCAGCGGGCAGGCTTGGCACGCCCCAGCGTCTACCAGTACTTCAGATCACGGGAAGACCTGCTCGAAGCGGTCATCGCGGATATGTTCCCCCGCTGGTCGGGCTTCGTCGCCCAGCGCATGGACCGGGCGGCGACCGCGGCCGAGCAGGTCCTGGCGTACGTGGACGCCAACCTGGAGCTGGTCGCCCAGGGCGAGCACGCCGTCATGCGCGGCCTGGCCATGGCGGCGCCGGGGGCCGCCCTGGCCGAATCCAGCAGGGTGCTGCACGAGCAGCTGCGCGTGCCGCTCGTCGACGCGCTCGCCCGGTCGGGGTCGACGCAGCCCGAGCACATGGCCGAGCTGATCCAGGCAGTGGTGCGGGCGGGGTCCCAGATGATCGAGAATGGAGTCCCGCCGGACGGCGTTCGAGAGCTCGTCAAGCAGCTGCTTGCGCCATACCTGCACGCAGCTGGCGGGAATCGGCCCGAGAAGTAG
- a CDS encoding ABC transporter ATP-binding protein yields the protein MNAHPETSRQASTTASLDPTPRDGLTMRDVTLRLGDGDDTVRALDSVHLTVAAGEFAAIVGPSGSGKSSLLAVAGGLAVPDSGTVTIAGRPMTAASRRARTALRRELVGFVFQSGNLLPALTALDQLRLPTRFASAGAVHRDPMELLAEVGMAGKADRRPHQLSGGERQRVGIARALVTGPRLLLVDEPTAALDQARSRDIVQMLARETSRHGVATVMVTHDTEVLHFCDSVYEMMDGALSRR from the coding sequence CGGCCTCACCATGCGGGACGTGACCTTGCGGCTCGGCGACGGCGACGACACCGTACGCGCACTCGACAGCGTGCACCTCACCGTGGCCGCGGGCGAATTCGCGGCCATCGTCGGCCCCTCGGGATCCGGTAAGTCCAGCCTGCTGGCGGTCGCCGGCGGACTGGCCGTGCCGGATTCGGGAACGGTGACCATCGCCGGGCGGCCGATGACGGCGGCCTCCCGCCGGGCCCGGACCGCGCTGCGGCGGGAGCTGGTGGGTTTCGTCTTCCAGTCCGGCAACCTGCTGCCCGCGCTGACCGCCCTCGACCAGTTGCGCCTGCCGACCCGCTTCGCGTCAGCGGGCGCGGTCCACCGTGACCCCATGGAGCTGCTGGCCGAGGTCGGCATGGCAGGCAAAGCCGACCGGCGGCCCCATCAGCTCTCGGGCGGCGAGCGCCAGCGAGTAGGGATAGCCCGCGCGCTGGTCACCGGGCCGCGGCTGCTGCTGGTCGACGAGCCCACCGCTGCCCTCGACCAGGCGCGCAGCCGCGACATCGTGCAGATGCTCGCCCGGGAGACCAGCCGGCACGGGGTCGCCACGGTGATGGTCACCCACGACACCGAGGTGCTGCACTTCTGCGATTCCGTCTACGAGATGATGGACGGTGCACTGAGCAGGAGATGA